One genomic window of Candidatus Caldatribacterium sp. includes the following:
- the ruvX gene encoding Holliday junction resolvase RuvX: MKRVMALDVGEKRIGVAMNWGTPLAFPYTVLSRKGKGDIAAILSLAREFTVDTIVLGLPRRTDGTLGKEAQALEEFAEKLREVFPGEVVLWDERFSTVEAEKHLLALDATRSRRKKLRDKIAACLILEAYLARENA, translated from the coding sequence ATGAAACGGGTCATGGCGCTTGATGTGGGAGAAAAGCGCATCGGGGTGGCCATGAACTGGGGAACGCCCCTTGCCTTTCCGTATACTGTTCTTTCCCGGAAAGGGAAGGGGGATATCGCTGCCATCCTCTCCCTTGCCCGGGAATTTACCGTTGACACCATTGTCCTTGGCTTGCCCCGCCGGACCGATGGAACCCTTGGGAAAGAAGCCCAGGCTCTTGAGGAGTTTGCCGAAAAGCTTCGGGAGGTTTTTCCGGGAGAGGTGGTCCTCTGGGACGAACGTTTCTCCACCGTGGAAGCGGAGAAGCACCTTCTTGCCCTTGATGCGACCCGGTCGCGGAGGAAAAAGCTCCGCGATAAAATTGCCGCCTGCCTCATTCTTGAGGCGTACCTGGCGAGGGAAAATGCGTGA
- a CDS encoding shikimate dehydrogenase, with translation MIDARTKLLALIGHPVAHSLSPSFQNAALRHLGLPFVYLAFDVPPEKLEKAVEAFRVLGVSGFNVTVPHKEAVVSLLDGLEEEARILQAVNTVVNREGKLFGYNTDAYGFRESLRWEGVEVSGKRFLLLGAGGAAKSVLFVLAREGAEKVYIMNRTLHRAEALSAWARDTLGLPCEALPWDFGALPLVHGIINATSLGLKGEIIPVPWEALPALEVVVDLVYRREGTPLVREAGKRGLKSFDGKRMLLYQGAKSFLLFTGVPAPLSVMEEALFGGS, from the coding sequence GTGATTGATGCCCGAACGAAACTCCTTGCTCTCATCGGACATCCGGTGGCCCATTCCCTTTCTCCCTCCTTCCAGAACGCCGCCCTCCGGCACCTCGGCCTTCCCTTCGTGTACCTTGCCTTTGACGTTCCTCCGGAGAAGCTCGAAAAAGCCGTTGAGGCTTTCCGGGTCCTTGGGGTTTCAGGTTTCAACGTGACCGTTCCCCACAAGGAAGCCGTGGTCTCCCTCCTTGATGGTCTTGAGGAAGAAGCGCGAATCCTCCAGGCGGTGAACACCGTGGTGAACCGGGAGGGGAAGCTCTTCGGGTACAACACCGATGCGTACGGGTTCCGGGAGAGCCTGCGGTGGGAGGGAGTTGAAGTCTCAGGGAAGCGTTTCCTCCTTCTTGGAGCAGGGGGAGCGGCAAAGTCAGTTCTTTTTGTCCTTGCCCGGGAAGGAGCCGAAAAGGTCTACATCATGAACCGGACGCTCCACCGAGCGGAGGCGCTTTCGGCGTGGGCAAGGGATACCCTGGGACTCCCCTGTGAGGCCCTTCCGTGGGATTTCGGCGCCCTTCCCCTGGTGCATGGTATAATAAACGCAACATCCCTTGGCCTTAAAGGGGAGATCATTCCCGTTCCCTGGGAGGCACTCCCTGCCCTTGAGGTGGTCGTTGACCTTGTCTACCGGAGAGAAGGAACGCCCCTTGTGCGGGAGGCGGGGAAAAGGGGATTGAAGAGCTTCGACGGGAAGCGCATGCTCCTCTACCAGGGGGCAAAGAGTTTCCTCCTTTTCACCGGAGTTCCCGCGCCCCTTTCGGTTATGGAGGAGGCTCTTTTCGGAGGGTCGTGA
- a CDS encoding S1 RNA-binding domain-containing protein: MGVENERAMELLHENLEQIRVVRPGDLIKGKVIKKGDEGYFVNINYKAEGILPFRERAQGREGEVEHDLQEGEEVWVMVTRIDDQGYVWLSREQARYQGAWIDIEESKERGKVLTAKVKRKVKGGLIVDIGVSAFLPASCVDVVPRNLDELIDQSIEVKVIEADRKTRNVIVSRRAVIEEELARRRQETIASLEVGQVRKGIVKNITNFGVFVDLGGIDGLLHISEVSWGKVGKLEDLFKKGDEIEVKVIAWNPEKEEISLSLKRLTPDPWERFAQEVKVGDVVKGKVVSLKDFGAFVEIEEGVEGLIHISDLSWGYVRHPREVVKVGDIVEAKVLELDPERRRVSLGLKQIFPDPWENIEEKYPVGSTVRVRVNKINTRGALVEVEEGVEGRIPLEELSWKRVTRVNDVVRRNQLVEAKVIAIDRESRQLTFSLRQLRPNPWESVATKWQVGDVVEGKIQRLMNFGAFVEVAPEVEALLPLSEIAWEPVKHPSQVFKKGQTVSLKIIELKPEEQRIVVSRKALLPDPWEIIKTRYPLGSIHEGKVVRIVDFGAFVELEEGWDGLVHISEISEERISSPRDVLKEGDVVKVKIIKLDDAERKIGLSIKQALKEEEEKARKEQAQDGRITLGDVIGEKLATILHNLKK, translated from the coding sequence TTGGGTGTGGAAAACGAAAGGGCAATGGAGCTGCTCCACGAGAACCTCGAACAAATCCGCGTTGTGCGTCCCGGCGACCTCATCAAAGGAAAGGTCATCAAAAAGGGTGACGAAGGGTACTTTGTGAACATTAACTACAAGGCGGAGGGAATTCTCCCCTTCCGGGAGCGGGCTCAGGGGCGAGAGGGGGAAGTCGAGCACGACCTCCAGGAAGGTGAAGAGGTCTGGGTCATGGTGACCCGGATTGATGACCAGGGGTATGTGTGGCTTTCCCGGGAGCAGGCCCGCTACCAGGGAGCCTGGATTGACATAGAGGAGAGCAAGGAGAGAGGCAAAGTCCTCACCGCCAAGGTCAAGCGGAAGGTTAAAGGCGGGCTCATTGTGGACATAGGCGTGAGCGCCTTTTTGCCCGCTTCCTGTGTCGATGTGGTTCCCCGCAACCTCGATGAGCTCATCGACCAGTCCATTGAGGTGAAAGTGATAGAGGCCGACCGCAAGACCCGCAACGTCATCGTTTCCCGCCGAGCGGTAATCGAAGAAGAGCTTGCCCGCCGTCGCCAGGAAACCATCGCCTCCCTCGAGGTGGGCCAGGTCCGAAAAGGCATCGTCAAGAACATTACGAATTTCGGCGTTTTCGTGGACCTTGGGGGCATTGATGGGCTCCTCCATATCTCCGAAGTCTCCTGGGGGAAGGTTGGGAAGCTTGAGGATCTCTTCAAGAAGGGCGATGAAATCGAGGTTAAAGTCATCGCCTGGAACCCGGAGAAGGAAGAAATCAGCCTGAGCCTGAAGCGCTTAACTCCTGACCCCTGGGAGCGTTTCGCCCAGGAAGTCAAAGTCGGCGATGTTGTGAAGGGCAAAGTTGTATCCCTCAAGGACTTCGGTGCCTTTGTGGAAATCGAAGAAGGCGTTGAGGGGCTCATCCACATTTCGGACCTCTCCTGGGGATACGTGAGGCATCCGCGGGAGGTCGTCAAAGTCGGGGACATCGTGGAAGCTAAGGTTCTGGAGCTTGACCCGGAGCGTCGGCGGGTTTCCTTAGGACTCAAGCAGATTTTCCCTGATCCCTGGGAGAACATCGAGGAGAAGTACCCCGTTGGGAGTACCGTCCGTGTCCGGGTGAACAAAATCAATACCCGGGGAGCCCTTGTGGAGGTCGAGGAGGGCGTAGAGGGACGCATTCCCCTTGAGGAACTCTCCTGGAAGCGAGTCACCCGGGTGAACGATGTGGTCCGACGGAACCAGCTCGTCGAGGCAAAAGTCATTGCCATCGATCGGGAGAGCCGCCAGCTCACCTTTAGCCTTCGTCAGCTCCGTCCGAATCCCTGGGAGAGCGTGGCGACGAAGTGGCAAGTGGGCGATGTGGTGGAGGGAAAAATCCAGCGCCTCATGAACTTTGGGGCTTTCGTTGAAGTCGCCCCTGAGGTTGAAGCGCTCCTTCCGCTTTCGGAAATCGCCTGGGAGCCGGTGAAGCATCCAAGCCAGGTCTTCAAGAAGGGGCAGACCGTTTCCCTGAAGATTATAGAGCTCAAGCCCGAAGAGCAGCGGATTGTGGTGAGCCGCAAGGCCCTTCTCCCCGACCCCTGGGAAATCATAAAGACGAGGTATCCTCTCGGGAGCATCCACGAAGGCAAGGTCGTCCGAATCGTGGACTTTGGAGCCTTTGTGGAACTTGAGGAGGGTTGGGATGGCCTTGTGCACATCTCCGAGATTTCTGAGGAACGTATCAGCTCTCCTCGAGATGTCCTCAAAGAGGGTGACGTGGTCAAGGTTAAAATCATCAAACTCGACGACGCAGAGCGGAAGATTGGTCTGAGCATCAAGCAGGCCCTCAAAGAGGAGGAAGAGAAAGCCCGGAAGGAGCAGGCCCAGGACGGGCGGATTACTCTCGGGGATGTCATCGGAGAGAAGCTCGCCACAATTCTCCATAACCTGAAAAAATGA
- the alaS gene encoding alanine--tRNA ligase produces the protein MEFDRQSDGTLRELPKKNIMMVLAMWLSMICLVMLRSLSSWXXXEFDRQSDGTLRELPKKNIDTGMGLERITAVVENVESNFETDLFLPIIKALEDLSGVAYPQARPSFRLIADHSRALAFLIADGVYPANEGRGYVLRRLIRRAHRFGRKLGLEKPFLHELAMTVVELMGGVYPELANRKTTIAQVTFQEEKRFGDTLALGFARLEELVRDAKEKGAQSIPGKEIFKLYDTYGFPIDFAEEILKEEGLSFSQEEFAQEMEEQKIRARKAQEEKVSGLRGQKKEEELFSGFRSTFVGYDRLSEEATLCALSDGEDLIPEAQSGTEVLFVLDATPFYPEKGGQAWDTGVFVTPSGSIEVLEVHSPSSSLIVHRGVVREGKVVVGERGRATVNKKRRKGLEIHHTVTHLLHRALREILGEQVHQAGSFVGEEGLRFDFTHFAPLSPEELEAVEKRVNEKILEDLPVFVSFSSLEEAQKRGVIALFGEKYEFPVRIVRVGDYTAELCGGTHLRRTSEACAFVILSESSIGAGIRRIEAVAGEKALAILRASRRMLKELRGICGVEEERLLSFVEGLLEENRSLRKALLRERRERLLAALEKEMAALPEGSLLFAHLFSDTLEVETLREIVDVLGGRMKKGAIVLGVEEEGKVRGVIAGVGLTKEAHLGNFLREVSRTIGGGGGGKPHFAQFGGVPKARWAEFLRLLEEFIQRHETGHGA, from the coding sequence ATGGAATTCGACCGCCAGTCCGATGGGACGCTTCGGGAACTCCCGAAAAAAAACATCATGATGGTTCTGGCTATGTGGCTGTCTATGATTTGCTTAGTCATGTTAAGAAGTCTTTCATCCTGGNNNNNNNNNGAATTCGACCGCCAGTCCGATGGGACGCTTCGGGAACTCCCGAAAAAAAACATCGACACCGGTATGGGTCTTGAGCGCATCACGGCGGTGGTCGAGAACGTGGAGTCGAACTTCGAAACCGACCTCTTCCTCCCTATCATCAAAGCCCTTGAGGACCTGAGTGGAGTCGCATACCCTCAGGCTCGGCCTTCTTTTCGCCTCATCGCCGACCACTCAAGAGCTTTAGCTTTCCTCATTGCCGATGGGGTGTACCCGGCCAACGAGGGACGAGGGTATGTGCTGCGGCGGCTCATCCGCCGGGCGCACCGCTTTGGGAGGAAACTCGGCCTTGAGAAACCTTTCCTCCATGAGCTTGCGATGACCGTGGTGGAGCTCATGGGTGGAGTGTATCCAGAACTCGCAAACCGCAAGACCACCATCGCCCAGGTTACCTTCCAGGAGGAGAAGCGTTTCGGGGATACCCTTGCCCTGGGCTTTGCCCGTCTTGAGGAGCTTGTCCGGGACGCTAAGGAAAAGGGTGCGCAGAGCATTCCCGGGAAGGAAATCTTCAAGCTCTACGATACCTACGGTTTCCCCATTGATTTTGCCGAGGAAATCCTGAAAGAAGAAGGGCTCTCCTTCTCGCAGGAGGAGTTCGCCCAGGAAATGGAAGAGCAGAAAATCCGGGCAAGAAAAGCCCAGGAGGAAAAAGTCTCCGGTCTCAGGGGTCAGAAAAAGGAGGAAGAGCTCTTTTCTGGTTTCCGCTCTACCTTTGTGGGGTACGACCGGCTCTCGGAAGAGGCCACTCTTTGCGCCCTCTCTGATGGAGAGGACCTCATTCCGGAGGCCCAAAGCGGTACGGAGGTCCTTTTCGTTCTCGATGCCACGCCCTTTTACCCCGAAAAGGGAGGGCAGGCGTGGGATACGGGCGTTTTCGTCACTCCCTCAGGAAGCATCGAAGTCCTTGAGGTGCACAGTCCGAGCTCTTCCCTCATCGTTCACCGGGGAGTCGTCCGGGAAGGGAAGGTTGTGGTCGGGGAAAGGGGGAGAGCAACGGTCAACAAGAAGCGGCGCAAAGGTCTCGAAATACACCATACGGTGACGCACCTTTTGCACCGGGCGCTTCGGGAAATCCTGGGCGAGCAGGTGCACCAGGCAGGGTCCTTCGTGGGGGAAGAGGGTCTGCGCTTTGACTTCACCCACTTTGCCCCCCTCTCACCGGAGGAACTTGAAGCCGTGGAGAAGAGGGTGAACGAGAAAATTCTCGAGGACCTCCCGGTTTTCGTGAGTTTCAGTTCTCTTGAAGAAGCCCAAAAGCGGGGTGTCATTGCCCTTTTCGGGGAAAAGTACGAGTTCCCGGTGCGCATCGTGCGGGTGGGGGACTACACGGCAGAACTCTGCGGGGGGACGCACCTTCGCCGGACAAGTGAAGCCTGTGCTTTCGTCATCCTCTCGGAGTCAAGTATCGGTGCCGGTATCCGCCGCATTGAGGCGGTGGCAGGAGAAAAAGCCCTTGCAATTCTCCGGGCTTCCAGGAGAATGCTCAAGGAGCTTCGGGGTATCTGTGGCGTTGAGGAGGAACGGCTCCTTAGCTTTGTCGAGGGTCTCCTTGAGGAGAATCGAAGCCTCCGGAAAGCCCTCCTCCGGGAGAGAAGGGAACGCCTCCTTGCTGCTCTTGAGAAGGAAATGGCAGCCCTCCCGGAAGGTTCTCTCCTCTTTGCCCATCTTTTCTCGGACACCTTAGAGGTCGAGACCCTTCGGGAAATCGTCGATGTCCTTGGGGGAAGGATGAAAAAAGGAGCCATAGTCCTTGGGGTGGAGGAGGAAGGAAAGGTTCGGGGTGTCATTGCCGGTGTAGGCCTTACAAAAGAGGCGCACCTTGGGAATTTCCTGCGCGAGGTTTCCCGGACCATTGGAGGAGGCGGTGGTGGTAAGCCCCACTTTGCCCAGTTCGGAGGGGTTCCGAAGGCCCGCTGGGCGGAGTTCCTCAGGCTCCTTGAGGAGTTCATCCAACGCCATGAAACGGGTCATGGCGCTTGA
- a CDS encoding ExsB family protein, with product MNVALERASLLCATLCEEIREVASRFRKVVVAFSGGMDSTVALFLTLEALGRSRVSAATVDWGPYLPEKARENIAFLVAHFGVEHVYIPGQKALEEVARGGPSCNLCTKRAKLGRIREHFGEGTLIVGGANKSDSWGHRGVKFLGDTFSPLFDLGKEEIAALAASLGIPIRRIGENRVREGCFLKHLLKPLAVPSFHGKAVVESNALLLRLLDEASYPRDIANVTVIGPLSENIALINVWPLPEETFRKRIAEAISRIPEISKVVWVDAPLRLFVRANPGIYRNDLSRFWLARGRIQPDFAFPVECVFLPSTNRRLRTFQVVDYRVHKQ from the coding sequence ATGAACGTCGCTCTTGAGAGAGCTTCGCTTCTTTGTGCCACCCTTTGCGAGGAAATTCGGGAGGTGGCCTCCCGTTTCCGCAAAGTGGTGGTGGCCTTCTCAGGAGGAATGGACAGCACTGTTGCCCTTTTCCTCACCCTTGAAGCCCTCGGTCGTTCTCGGGTTTCGGCCGCGACCGTTGACTGGGGGCCGTACCTTCCCGAAAAGGCTCGAGAGAACATCGCCTTTCTCGTTGCTCACTTTGGAGTGGAACACGTGTACATCCCGGGGCAGAAGGCCCTTGAAGAGGTTGCCCGGGGTGGTCCTTCCTGTAACCTCTGCACGAAGAGGGCAAAACTCGGTCGCATTCGCGAGCACTTCGGAGAAGGAACGCTCATCGTTGGTGGGGCAAATAAAAGTGACAGCTGGGGACACCGGGGCGTGAAATTCCTCGGAGATACTTTTTCACCCCTTTTCGACCTCGGCAAAGAGGAGATTGCCGCTTTAGCAGCGTCCCTTGGCATACCCATTCGCCGGATTGGGGAGAACCGGGTTCGAGAGGGATGCTTTCTGAAACACCTCTTGAAGCCCCTTGCCGTCCCTTCCTTTCACGGGAAGGCCGTCGTGGAGAGCAATGCGCTGCTCCTTCGCCTCCTTGATGAAGCTTCGTACCCCCGGGATATTGCCAACGTCACGGTGATTGGTCCCCTCTCGGAGAACATTGCCCTTATCAACGTGTGGCCCCTTCCGGAGGAGACCTTTCGAAAACGCATTGCCGAGGCTATTTCCCGAATCCCTGAGATTTCGAAGGTCGTCTGGGTTGATGCTCCGCTCAGACTCTTTGTCCGCGCCAATCCGGGGATTTACCGGAACGACCTTTCGCGTTTTTGGCTTGCCCGAGGCAGAATCCAGCCCGATTTTGCCTTTCCGGTAGAGTGTGTCTTCTTGCCCTCGACGAACAGGAGACTACGGACGTTCCAGGTGGTGGATTACCGTGTTCACAAGCAGTGA
- the mltG gene encoding endolytic transglycosylase MltG yields MRSWGILVLALFYLFGVFAYLAFYLDLPSGEPKLVTIPKGASLSAIARILEEEGITSRFRLLAFAFLSRKTVFIAGRYTLTPGMPPARIVELLSQGPPRVRVTFPEGFTAEEMAKILEELGVCESRAYLSFVAHPEYFGKFWLSGAETLEGFLFPDTYFFQVPTPPEEVIATQLARFEELVLPLLVGKNVNLQEVVTLASIVEKEARFLDEKPLVASVFLNRLKKNMRLQSCATVVYALKKEEGRTVQKLEDRDLEIPSPFNTYRVLGLPPHAICNPGLESIRAVLEPAETDYLYFVLQENGRHAFSRTYEEHLKNKRGTP; encoded by the coding sequence GTGAGGTCCTGGGGTATTCTCGTCCTTGCACTCTTTTACCTTTTTGGTGTTTTTGCCTACCTTGCCTTTTACCTTGACCTTCCCTCAGGGGAACCAAAACTTGTGACCATCCCCAAGGGGGCTTCACTCTCTGCCATTGCTCGGATTCTTGAGGAGGAAGGCATCACCTCAAGGTTTCGGCTCCTTGCCTTTGCTTTTCTCTCCCGAAAGACTGTCTTCATCGCCGGGAGATATACGCTCACCCCTGGGATGCCTCCCGCCCGCATTGTGGAGCTCCTCTCCCAGGGTCCGCCTCGGGTTCGGGTGACCTTTCCTGAGGGTTTCACCGCCGAGGAAATGGCAAAGATTCTTGAGGAGCTCGGGGTCTGCGAGAGCCGCGCCTACCTTTCTTTCGTTGCCCACCCTGAGTACTTTGGGAAATTCTGGCTTTCAGGAGCAGAAACCCTTGAAGGATTCCTCTTCCCCGACACCTATTTCTTCCAGGTTCCCACTCCTCCGGAAGAAGTTATCGCCACACAGCTTGCCCGCTTCGAGGAGCTCGTTCTCCCCCTCCTTGTCGGGAAAAACGTGAATCTCCAGGAAGTCGTCACCCTTGCCTCCATCGTGGAAAAGGAAGCCCGCTTTCTGGATGAGAAACCCTTGGTGGCCTCGGTCTTTCTGAACCGCCTGAAAAAGAACATGCGCCTTCAGTCCTGTGCCACCGTGGTGTACGCCCTGAAAAAGGAGGAAGGTCGTACCGTGCAGAAGCTCGAGGACAGGGATTTGGAGATTCCCTCTCCCTTCAACACCTACCGGGTTTTGGGTCTTCCCCCTCATGCCATCTGCAATCCGGGTCTTGAGTCTATTCGGGCCGTTCTTGAACCGGCAGAAACCGACTACCTTTACTTTGTCCTTCAGGAAAACGGCCGGCACGCCTTTTCCCGAACCTACGAGGAGCACCTGAAGAACAAGCGAGGTACCCCATGA
- a CDS encoding YqeG family HAD IIIA-type phosphatase: MRRILEYFLPRLFVDSLEDIDLGKLKDLGIRGLIVDLDNTLVAWGAFDLPERIVRWVERAKGEGFAICIVSNALEGRVAYFARHLAIPGISKAQKPRRGAFRVALETLGLQRNEVAVVGDQVFTDVFGGNRLGLFTILVRPISKREFITTRLGRFFERLILRRFTSRD, encoded by the coding sequence ATGAGGAGAATTCTTGAGTACTTCCTTCCCCGCCTTTTCGTAGATAGTCTTGAGGACATCGACCTTGGCAAGCTCAAAGACCTTGGCATTCGGGGACTCATCGTGGACCTTGATAACACCCTTGTGGCCTGGGGTGCTTTTGACCTTCCGGAGCGCATCGTCCGGTGGGTGGAAAGGGCAAAAGGGGAAGGATTCGCCATCTGCATTGTCTCAAACGCCCTGGAGGGGAGGGTAGCGTACTTTGCGAGGCATCTTGCCATTCCGGGAATCTCAAAGGCCCAGAAGCCCCGCCGAGGGGCCTTCCGGGTGGCTTTGGAGACCCTGGGGCTTCAAAGGAACGAGGTTGCCGTCGTCGGAGACCAGGTCTTCACCGACGTCTTCGGGGGGAATCGCCTTGGGCTCTTTACGATTCTTGTTCGCCCGATTTCGAAGCGGGAGTTCATCACGACGCGCCTGGGAAGATTTTTCGAGCGCCTGATTCTTCGGAGGTTTACGAGCCGTGATTGA